The genomic segment GAGCAGCGCGGCGGGCGTGTCGTACTGCTCCAGCCGGCCGCCCTCGGACAGCACCGCGATCCGGTCGCCCAGCCGGACCGCCTCGTCGAGGTCGTGGGTGACCAGCACGATCGTCTTGCGCACCTCGGCCTGCAGCCGCAGGAACTCCTCCTGCAGGCGGGTCCGGACGATCGGGTCCACCGCCGAGAACGGCTCGTCCATCAGCAGCACCACCGGGTCGGCGGCGAGCGCGCGGGCCACGCCGACCCGCTGCCGCTGCCCGCCGGACAGCTCGTGCGGGTATCGCCTGCCGAACTGCGCCGGGTCCAGACCGACGAGTTCCAGCAACTCGCCGACCCGGTCCCGGGTCCGCTGCTTCGACCAGCCCAGCAGACCCGGCACCGTAGCCACGTTCGCGGCGACGGTCTGGTGCGGGAACAGGCCGACGTTCTGGATGACGTATCCGATGCGGCGGCGCAACGCCACCGGGTCGACCCGGGTGACGTCGTCGTCGCCGAGCAGGATCCGCCCGTCGGTCGGCTCGATCAGCCGGTTGATCATCCGCAGGACCGTCGACTTGCCGCAGCCCGACGGGCCGATCAGCACCACCAGCTCGCCGGCCGCGACCTCCAGGCTCAGCTCGCGTACCGCCTCGGTGCCGTCCGGGTAGCGCTTGCGGATGCGCTCCAGGGTGATCGACGCCGCGCCGCCTCCGGCGGTGCTCCCCGGGGTACCGTCCACGTGTGTTCCTCCACCTGAGCTACCGGGCCGACCCGGGTAATCCGTGGTTCTCCTGGCAGTACGTGCGGGACAACTCTGACACGATCCTCGCCGCGCTGCGGGAGCACACCTGGCTGACCGCCCGGGCCGTGGTGATCGCCGCGCTGGTGGCGCTGCCGCTCGCGGTGCTCGCGTACTGGTTCCGGTCACTGTCGGCACCCATCCTGGCGGTGACCGGGGTGCTCTACACCGTCCCGTCGCTGGCCCTGTTCGCGTTCCTGGCGCCGTACCTGGGCATCGGCGCGATCACCGTGCTGACCGTGGTCGCGCTGTACGCGTTGCTGGTCATCGTGCGGAACGCGCTGGCCGGGCTGAACCAGGTGCCGCCGGAGGTGCGCGAGGCCGCCGAGGGCATGGGGTACGGCAGGTGGGGGCGGCTGTTCCGGATCGAGTTGCCGCTGGCGCTGCCCGGCATCCTCACCGGCGTACGGCTGGCGACCGTGTCCACAGTCGCGCTCGTGACCGTCGGCGTGGTGGTCGGCCGGGGCGGGCTCGGCCAGCTCATCTTCGCCGGCTTCCAGAACAACTTCTACAAGGCGCAGATCATGGCCGGCACGGTGCTGTGCGTGCTGCTGGCGCTGGTCCTCGATCTGGTGCTCGCCGGCGTGGGCCGCCTGCTCACTCCCTGGCTGCGCGGGAGGTCCGCCCGGTGAACCCCGTCGAGCAGGCAGTGGTCTGGCTGAACGACCCACTGAACTGGACGAATCCCGGCGGCGTGCTGGACCGCCTCGGTGAACACCTGAGCATGTCCGCGCTGGCGGTGCTGCTGGGCTGCCTGGTGGCCTGGCCGATCGGGCTCTGGCTCGGGCACAGCGGCCGGGGCGGCGGGCTGGTCCTGCTGGTGTCCAACGTCACGCTGGCGATCCCGACGCTGGCGCTGCTGACCATCCTGCCGCTGACGTTCCTCGGCTTCGGCCGGCCGGCCGTGGTGGTGGCGCTCGCGGTCTTCGCGGTTCCGCCACTGCTTGCCAACGCGTACACCGGGGTGCGGCAGGCCGACCCGGAGGCCCGGGACGCGGCCCGGGGGATGGGTCTGTCCGGCGGGCAGGTGCTGCGCCGGGTGGAGCTGCCGCTCGCCGTGCCCTACCTGGCGGCCGGCTTCCGGACCGCGGCGGTGCAGGTGGTGGCCACCGCCGCGCTCGCCTCCTTCGTCAACGGCGGCGGGCTGGGCCAGATCATCAGGGCGGGGTTCGGGCTCGACATCGCCGCCGGCGGCGGCCAGATCATCGCGGGCGGGGTGCTGGTGGCCGGGTTGGCGCTGCTCGTCGAGGGGCTGCTCGCGATCGTGGAGCGGATGGTCACGCCCCGTCCGCTGCGCCGGGTCCGCCGCCGGGCGAGCCGTCGCGCGACGGCGGCGACGACCGGCGGTTGAGCCCCCGGTGACGATCGGGTGACGAAAACCGCTCCGAGTTTGTCGGTCGGGTCCGGAAGATATTGGCTGGAGTCGCGGGTGGCCGTCCGGATCGCCCGTCGGACACGCGGCCGGCCCGAGGGGGTCGCGCCGGGACACGGAAGGCGGGCACTGATGCGCGCGCGTACGACACTGGCCGCGGGGGCGCTCGGCGCACTCACCGCGGCTGTTCTCCTCACCGGCTGCGGCGACGCCGGCTCGTCCGGCACCGACGCGCCCGAGCAGGGCGCCTCGGGGGCGGGCTGCGCTCCGGTGGCGGGCGACCAGCTCGTCGTCCTGACCGACGACAAGAAGCTCCAGAACACCGACAACGTCATCCCCGCGATCAACGCGAAGGCGGCCACGCCGCAGCTCGTCGCCGCGCTGGACAAGGTCTCCGCGAAGCTCGACACCCCGAAGCTGATCCAGCTCAACCGGGCGGTCGACGTCGACCGCAAGACGCCGCAGGTCGCGGCGCAGGAGTTCGCCTCCGCCAACGGCGTGACCGACGGGATCGAGAAGGGTCCGGGCGGGCAGATCACCGTCGGCGCCGGCAACTTCAGCGAGAGCCAGACCATCGCCGAGCTATACAAGATCGCGCTCACCGCGGCCGGCTACCAGGTCAAGGTGCAGACCATCGGCAACCGGGAGCTCTACGAGCCGGCCCTGGAGAAGGGGCAGATCCAGGTCGTCCCGGAGTACGCCGCCACCATGGCGGAGTTCCTCAACACCAAGGCCAACGGCAAGGACGCCCAGCCCGTCTCGTCGCCGGAGCTGGACAAGACGGTCGCGGCGCTGAAGACCGAGGGTGACAAGGCCGGCCTGGTCTTCGGCCAGCCCTCCCAGGCGCAGGACCAGAACGCGTTCGCGGTCACCAAGGCGTTCGCCGACAAGTACGGCGTGTCCACGCTCTCCGAGCTGGCCGCCAAGTGCTCCGGGCAGGCCACCGTGCTGGCCGGGCCGCCGGAGTGCCCGCAGCGGCCGAAGTGCCAGGCCGGTCTGGTCGAGGTCTACGACTTCAAGGCCGGCTCGTTCAGCTCGCTGGATGCGGGCGGCCCGCAGACCAAGAACGCACTGAAGACCGGCTCGGCGAGCGTCGGCCTGGTCTTCTCCTCCGACGCCGCTCTGGCCACGAGCTGACGCGCCACCGCCGGCCGGCACGACGTGTGCCGGCCGGCGGCAGGGCGGCCCTGTTCGGCGGGCCGCGCATCGAATGGTGCCGACCCGTTCCCATCAGGGGGAACTCTCGGTAATCTGCTCAGCCATGCCCGCCCCGGTCGCGCCCGCCGACAAGAGCACGCCCGCCCTGCTCACCGTCCTGTTCTGGGTCGGTGTGGGGCTGGCGCCCCTGGCGGCGCTCATCCTGCTGATCGCCGACGGCAACGGCTCGCTCCGGTTCGGCGCCGTCCTGGCGATCCTCGCCGTCGTGCTGATCGGCCTGTCCATCGCGCTGCGACCGGAGAGCGGTTCCGGGGGCGCCGCCTCCGAGGAACTGCGCGAGGAGCTGGCGCAGCTCCGGCGGGAGTTGCGAGCCGAGATCGTGGCGGCGGCCCAGCGTGGCAACCAGGCGCTCGACCAGGCACGGCGTGCCGAGGAGGCGGCCGGCGCGGTCCGGCACCGGCTCGACGCGGCCGCCGCCGGACTGGCCTCCGCGCCCGTGTCCGCGTCCGCTGCGCCGGAGCGTCCGAGCGGTGCGGCCCGGGTGCCGGTCGCCGGCACGGCCGCCGCGGGGCGGGCGCACCCAGCCGGCCGGGACGAGGACGAACCGGCCCGGGCCGCGTACTCCGGCGGCCGCTACGGAACCGACCACGACGTCGACCTGCCCCGCGCGGGCGGCTACGACTCCGAGGTGTCCCGGTCGGGCCGTCACGACATCGATCCGCCCCGGACCGGCCGCTACGACGCCGAGCCCTCCCGAGCGGGTCGCTACGACGCCGACCCGCCTCAGGCGGGCCGCTACGACCTCGACCCGCCGCGAGCCGACCACGTCGACGCCGAGCTGCCCCGGGCCGGCCACTACGACGCGGACCCGGCACGGACCGGCCGGCACGACGCCGAGCCGGCGCGGGCCACCGTGCGTCCGGAGCGGCCCGCGAGCGGGGTGTACGGCGCGGCGCGGGTGTCCGAGCCGGTGGCCCGGCCGGAGACCCGGCCGGTGGGCGTGGTCCACCACACCGAGACGGTGCACGTCACCACCCGGCACACGATCGTCGGTGGCGGTGAGCCGGCCGGAACCCGGTACGGCGGATTCCCCGGTGGCTGGTCGGACGAGGACCGGTCCCGGGGCGCGGACCCGGCCGACCAGTGGCGCGCGGGACACCGTGAACCGGGCGACCGGCCGGGCCGTCGCGCCGCCTCGGACGACGGTGGCTGGGGCACCGGGCCGGGCGACGACGGGCACTCGTGGACCGACGCCGGGCGTCCGGGCACCGAACATCCGTGGGCGGGTGTCGCCCGGACCGCCGACGGCGAACAGGGCTGGTCCGGGCGTACCGCGGGCGCACCGGGCTGGTCCGGGCGTACCTCCGGGGGTGGCTGGTCGGGCGACCGGAGCCGGACGGCGGCGGAGGAGCAGCGGCAGTGGCCCGGCGGCGGGGACGACCGGGCAGGCCGGTCGGCGAGCACCTGGCCGGCGGCGGGCGCACCGGACACCCCGGGAGGCCGGGCGGGCACCGACGGCGACCAGTGGTCCGAGATGCGTGCCGGCAACCGGTGGGCGGCGGTCCGCGACGACGGTGACGGCCGGGAGGTCCGGCTCGGGGAACGGCGGGCCGCGGTGCACGCCGACGGCGGCGGCACCGAGTACCGGGTCGAGGACCGGTGGGCATCGGTGCGCGCCGGTCGGCCGGACGCGAGCGCGCCGGACGGAACCGCCGACCGCTGGTCCGGGGAGAGCCACGCGGCGCTGCCGGCCGGCGGGGTGCCGGTGCCGGACGAGTGGCGGCCGCCGACGCAGCGCAGCGGCCAGCCGGAGTGGCGCCAACCGCCCCCGGAATGGCGTCAGCCCGAACCCGAGTGGCGACAGCCGGAACCGGAGTGGCATCGATCGGAACCGGATCGGCATCAGGCCGAGCCCCACTGGAGTCAGCCGGAGACGCGGCAGACCGAGTCGCAGTGGCGTCGGCCCGAGCCGGAATGGCGGCCGGCGGAGCCGGAGTGGCGCAGCCCGGAGCAGGGCGGACACGGCCGGCCGCACCGGGACACCGCCGCCGACCGGTGGCGTTGACCGCGCCCGTTCACCGCCGTCGGCCGCCCCGAGGGGACGGCCCCGATCACTTGTCGATGTCGCCGACCACGAAGAACATCGACCCGAGAATGGCGATCAGGTCGGGCACCAGGCAGCCGGGCAGCAGCGACGACAGCGCCTGCACGTTCGCGTACGAGGCGGTGCGCAGCTTCATCCGCCACGGCGTCTTCTCGCCCCGGGACACCAGGTAGTAGCCGTTGATGCCGAGCGGGTTCTCGGTCCAGGCGTACGTGTGCCCCTCCGGTGCCTTCAACACCTTCGGCAGGCGGGTGTTCACCGGCCCGCTGATCCGGTCCACCCGGTCCAGGCACTGCTCGGCGAGGTCGAGCGAGACGTACACCTGGTCGAGCAGCACCTCGAAGCGGGCGTGACAGTCACCGGCGGTTTTCGTCACCACCGGCACGTCGAGCTGGTCGTAGGCCAGGTAGGGCTCGTCGCGGCGCAGGTCGAGGTCGAGCCCGGAGGCGCGGGCGACCGGACCGGACGCGCCGAACGCGGCGGCGTCGGCGGCGGACAGCACGCCGACCCCGACGGTACGGGCCAGGAAGATGTCGTTGCGCCGGATCAGGTTGTCGAGGTCCGGCATCCGGCGGCGTACCTCGGCGATGGCGGCGCGGGCGCGCCCGGTCCAGCCGGACGGCACCTCCTCCTTCAGGCCGCCGACCCGGTTGAACATGTAGTGGATCCGGCCGCCGGAGACCTCCTCCATCACGGCCTGGATGGTCTCCCGTTCCCGGAACGCGTAGAACATCGGCGTGATCGCGCCGATCTCCAGCGGGTACGAGCCGAGGAACATCAGGTGGTTGAGCACCCGGTTCAGCTCGGCCAGCGCCATCCGCAGCCAGGTGGCGCGCTCCGGCACCTCCATGCCCATCAGCCGTTCGACGGCGAGCACCACGCCCAGCTCGTTGGAGAACGCGGACAGCCAGTCGTGCCGGTTCGCCAGCACGATGATCTGCCGGTAGTCGCGTACCTCGAAGAGCTTCTCCGCCCCCCGGTGCATGTAGCCGACGATCGGTTCGGCGGCCACCACCCGCTCCCCGTCGAGCACCAGCTTCAGCCGCAGCACACCGTGCGTCGAGGGGTGTTGCGGCCCGATGTTCAGCACCATGTCGGTGCCGAGCTGCTCACCCCCGGCGCCGGTACCGACTGTCAGCTCGCGGAGGTCGGCGGCGTCCGTGGTCATGCCCGTCATCGTGCCACGACCGCGTCGAGCGCGACGCCGACCGGCTGCCGCAGCCACAGGTGCCCGCCGAGCCCGGCCGGGTCGGTCAGCTCGGCCGCCGCCGACGCCGCTGCCAACGCCCGCAGGTAGCCGGCCGGGTCGCGGCCGGCCAGGCTCAGCGGCGGTCGCCCGCCGTCGGCCCCGAGCGCCCGCAGCGCCTCCCGCTGGGAGACCAGGGAGTACGCGCACCGCGCGACCCGCTCACCGGCGGAGGCGACCGAGTCCATGGCGACGTGCGCCGTCACGTCGCACGACCCGTCCGGAACCGGCGGCACCTGCCGCCCACCCCGGTACCCGGTGAGTGTCCCGTCCAGGGGACGCGAGTCCCGCAGATGCCCGTAGTCCACCGCGAGCGCCAGCCCGCGCGCGACCTTCCCGACGGCCTCCGCCCAGGCGAGATCCCGTCCCACCCCGATCTCCCCCCGCCCACCGGCCGCGCCCGCGCCCCCGACCTCGCCGACGGCGTTGATCAAGGAGTTTGTGTCCTGATCCGGGCCCTCCGCCGCCACAAACTCCTTGATCACCGGGGTGGGAGCCGGGGGCCACCAGGCGGTCAGCCAGGTGGTGTCGGTGGGGGACGGGGCCGGGCCCACCGTCTCCTCGCCGGTTTTCGGGTCCACCAGGAGGAGGCGCCAGCCTGCCGGGGTCTGGACCGCCACGTCGAGGGGGACGTTGTCCAGCCACTCGGTGGCCAGGAGCAGGCCGGTGATGCTGTCGGGGATGTCGGGGCGCCAGTCGATCTCCGGGGGCAGGTCCGGCGGGCGGGTGGCCCGCTCCACAGCTACCGGCCTGATCCGGGCGGCCAGTTCGGGTGCGGCCTGGGTCAGCAGGGCCCGGAGCAGCTCGCCCTGCCCCGCGCCCACGTCCACCACGTCCAGCCGGGCCGGGTGCCCCAGCGCCGCGTCCACCATCTCGAGCTGCCGCGCCAGGCAGGCGGTGAAGACGGGTGAGGCGTGCACACTCGTGCGGAAGTGCGCGGCAGGCCCGGCGCCGGAGACGAAGAAGCCGTCCGGCCCGTACAGCGCCCGCTCCATCGCGTCGCGCCAGCGCAGCGGGGTGGTCACCGTGCCGACCCTACGGGACGTACCCGAAAGGGCGGTTTGCCCGCCACCGGGGCGACCGCTTCGGGCGGTCGGTGAAGGTTTTCACACCTTCTTGTTTCCGCTCTGTCACCCGGGCGCATACTTGCCATCGACCGGTACCCCCTTCGAGGACTGGATCGCTGCCATGAGCGCACCGCTGCGCCCCCGGGCCACCGCTGCCCCGCTCGTCTTCCCGCGTACCCTCGCCGTCGGCGTCCTCGGCGCCGGCCGGGTCGGCGCCGTGCTGGGCGCGGCCCTCGCCGCCGCCGGCCACCGGGTGGTCGCCGCGTCCGGCGCCTCGGGCGCGACAGGGGCCCGGCTGGCGCTGCTGCTGCCGCAGACCCCGCACCGCACCGCGTCCGAGGTGGCGCGTGCCGCCGCCGATCTGCTGATCGTCGCGGTCCCGGACGACGCACTGGCGGGCGTGGTCGCGGACCTGGCCGCGACCGGCGCGCTGCGTCCCGGCCAGGTGGTGGCGCACACCTCCGGCGCGCACGGGCTCGCCGCGCTGGCCCCGGCCGTCGAGGCGGGCGCCCGGCCGCTCGCGCTGCACCCGGCGATGACCTTCACCGGTACGCCGGACGACCTGTCCCGCCTGCCCGGCATCTCCTACGGGGTGACCGCCCCGGCTGAGCTGCGCCCGTTCGCGGCCCGGCTGGTGGCCGACCTGGGCGGCGTACCGGAGTGGGTCGGGGAGAACGACCGGCCGCTCTACCACGCGGCGCTGGCACACGGCGCGAACCACCTGGTCACGCTCGTCAACGAGGCGGCCGACCGGCTGCGCGACGCCGGGGTGGAGCGGCCGGAGAAGGTGCTCGCCCCGCTGCTGCGGGCGGCGCTGGAGAACGCGCTGCGGCTGGGCGACGACGCGCTGACCGGCCCGGTGTCGCGGGGTGACGCGGGCACCGTACGCCGGCATCTGGACCGGCTGGCGCGGACCGCGCCGGAATCCGTACCCGCGTATCTGGCGTTGGCACGACGGACGGCTGATCGTGCCGTCGCGGTCGGCCGCCTTCGCCCGGCGGACGCCGCCGTGCTGCGGAATGTGCTCGACGGAATCGAGGTGGCGGCCTGATGGCCGAGGTGCTGCACACGCGCAAGGAGCTGGCGGCGGCCCGGGAGGCGATGGCCGGCCGGGTCGGCGTGGTGATGACCATGGGCGCGCTGCACGCCGGGCACGAGGCGCTGCTGCGCGCCGCCCGCGAGCGCGCCGGCCACGTGATCGTCACGATCTTCGTGAACCCGCTGCAGTTCGGCCCGAACGAGGACTTCGACCGCTACCCGCGCACGCTCGACACCGACCTGGAGATCTGCCGCCGGGCCGGGGTGGACGTGGTGTTCGCGCCCTCGGTGACCGAGATGTACCCGGAGGGCCGCCCGACGGTACGGCTCGACCCGGGGCCGCTCGGCGAGGACCTGGAGGGCCTGAGCCGCCCCGGTTTCTTCCACGGGGTGCTCACCGTGGTCATGAAGCTGCTCCAGCTCACCCGCCCCGACCTGGCCTTCTTCGGCGAGAAGGACTACCAGCAGCTCACCCTGGTCCGCCGGATGGTCCGCGACCTCGACGTGCCGACCGAGATCGTCGGCGTGCCGACCGTCCGGGAGCCGGACGGGCTGGCCATGTCGAGCCGCAACCGCTACCTGTCGGCGCCCGAGCGGCAGACCGCGCTGAGCCTGTCCGCCGCGTTGCGGGCCGGTGCGGCGGCGGCCGAGCGGGGCGAGGACGCGGGTGCGGTGCTGGCCGCCGCGCACCGGGCCTTCGACGCGCCGGACGCCCGCCTGGACTACCTGGTGCTCACCGACACCGAGCTGGAACCCGGTCCGGTCGCCGGTCCGGCCCGGCTGCTGGTCGCGGCCTGGGTCGGCGCCACCCGCCTGATCGACAACACGGCGATCCACCTCGCGCCGCGTCCCTGAACCCCACCACGAATGCGGAAAGGCACCCCGATGTTCCGGACCATGCTCAAGTCGAAGATCCACCGCGCCACCGTGACCCAGG from the Micromonospora sp. WMMA1947 genome contains:
- a CDS encoding glycine betaine ABC transporter substrate-binding protein; this encodes MRARTTLAAGALGALTAAVLLTGCGDAGSSGTDAPEQGASGAGCAPVAGDQLVVLTDDKKLQNTDNVIPAINAKAATPQLVAALDKVSAKLDTPKLIQLNRAVDVDRKTPQVAAQEFASANGVTDGIEKGPGGQITVGAGNFSESQTIAELYKIALTAAGYQVKVQTIGNRELYEPALEKGQIQVVPEYAATMAEFLNTKANGKDAQPVSSPELDKTVAALKTEGDKAGLVFGQPSQAQDQNAFAVTKAFADKYGVSTLSELAAKCSGQATVLAGPPECPQRPKCQAGLVEVYDFKAGSFSSLDAGGPQTKNALKTGSASVGLVFSSDAALATS
- a CDS encoding ATP-binding cassette domain-containing protein; its protein translation is MDGTPGSTAGGGAASITLERIRKRYPDGTEAVRELSLEVAAGELVVLIGPSGCGKSTVLRMINRLIEPTDGRILLGDDDVTRVDPVALRRRIGYVIQNVGLFPHQTVAANVATVPGLLGWSKQRTRDRVGELLELVGLDPAQFGRRYPHELSGGQRQRVGVARALAADPVVLLMDEPFSAVDPIVRTRLQEEFLRLQAEVRKTIVLVTHDLDEAVRLGDRIAVLSEGGRLEQYDTPAALLGAPASDFVREFVGADRGIRRLAVTPVTHAVLDPLPADGGTGLPTVALGDSAYDALGALLTSGAEHAVVTEEGRAVGLLARSRVLTLGAVD
- the panC gene encoding pantoate--beta-alanine ligase, whose protein sequence is MAEVLHTRKELAAAREAMAGRVGVVMTMGALHAGHEALLRAARERAGHVIVTIFVNPLQFGPNEDFDRYPRTLDTDLEICRRAGVDVVFAPSVTEMYPEGRPTVRLDPGPLGEDLEGLSRPGFFHGVLTVVMKLLQLTRPDLAFFGEKDYQQLTLVRRMVRDLDVPTEIVGVPTVREPDGLAMSSRNRYLSAPERQTALSLSAALRAGAAAAERGEDAGAVLAAAHRAFDAPDARLDYLVLTDTELEPGPVAGPARLLVAAWVGATRLIDNTAIHLAPRP
- a CDS encoding NADH-quinone oxidoreductase subunit D, whose amino-acid sequence is MTGMTTDAADLRELTVGTGAGGEQLGTDMVLNIGPQHPSTHGVLRLKLVLDGERVVAAEPIVGYMHRGAEKLFEVRDYRQIIVLANRHDWLSAFSNELGVVLAVERLMGMEVPERATWLRMALAELNRVLNHLMFLGSYPLEIGAITPMFYAFRERETIQAVMEEVSGGRIHYMFNRVGGLKEEVPSGWTGRARAAIAEVRRRMPDLDNLIRRNDIFLARTVGVGVLSAADAAAFGASGPVARASGLDLDLRRDEPYLAYDQLDVPVVTKTAGDCHARFEVLLDQVYVSLDLAEQCLDRVDRISGPVNTRLPKVLKAPEGHTYAWTENPLGINGYYLVSRGEKTPWRMKLRTASYANVQALSSLLPGCLVPDLIAILGSMFFVVGDIDK
- a CDS encoding SAM-dependent methyltransferase; amino-acid sequence: MERALYGPDGFFVSGAGPAAHFRTSVHASPVFTACLARQLEMVDAALGHPARLDVVDVGAGQGELLRALLTQAAPELAARIRPVAVERATRPPDLPPEIDWRPDIPDSITGLLLATEWLDNVPLDVAVQTPAGWRLLLVDPKTGEETVGPAPSPTDTTWLTAWWPPAPTPVIKEFVAAEGPDQDTNSLINAVGEVGGAGAAGGRGEIGVGRDLAWAEAVGKVARGLALAVDYGHLRDSRPLDGTLTGYRGGRQVPPVPDGSCDVTAHVAMDSVASAGERVARCAYSLVSQREALRALGADGGRPPLSLAGRDPAGYLRALAAASAAAELTDPAGLGGHLWLRQPVGVALDAVVAR
- a CDS encoding DUF2520 domain-containing protein; this encodes MSAPLRPRATAAPLVFPRTLAVGVLGAGRVGAVLGAALAAAGHRVVAASGASGATGARLALLLPQTPHRTASEVARAAADLLIVAVPDDALAGVVADLAATGALRPGQVVAHTSGAHGLAALAPAVEAGARPLALHPAMTFTGTPDDLSRLPGISYGVTAPAELRPFAARLVADLGGVPEWVGENDRPLYHAALAHGANHLVTLVNEAADRLRDAGVERPEKVLAPLLRAALENALRLGDDALTGPVSRGDAGTVRRHLDRLARTAPESVPAYLALARRTADRAVAVGRLRPADAAVLRNVLDGIEVAA
- a CDS encoding ABC transporter permease, whose protein sequence is MFLHLSYRADPGNPWFSWQYVRDNSDTILAALREHTWLTARAVVIAALVALPLAVLAYWFRSLSAPILAVTGVLYTVPSLALFAFLAPYLGIGAITVLTVVALYALLVIVRNALAGLNQVPPEVREAAEGMGYGRWGRLFRIELPLALPGILTGVRLATVSTVALVTVGVVVGRGGLGQLIFAGFQNNFYKAQIMAGTVLCVLLALVLDLVLAGVGRLLTPWLRGRSAR
- a CDS encoding ABC transporter permease subunit, with protein sequence MNPVEQAVVWLNDPLNWTNPGGVLDRLGEHLSMSALAVLLGCLVAWPIGLWLGHSGRGGGLVLLVSNVTLAIPTLALLTILPLTFLGFGRPAVVVALAVFAVPPLLANAYTGVRQADPEARDAARGMGLSGGQVLRRVELPLAVPYLAAGFRTAAVQVVATAALASFVNGGGLGQIIRAGFGLDIAAGGGQIIAGGVLVAGLALLVEGLLAIVERMVTPRPLRRVRRRASRRATAATTGG